The genomic stretch CTTTTAAAAGACTACCCAGCCTGAAAGCTGCCGAAGAAACTATCAGCGGCATTGTTCAGATCGATATGGCCGGCGCTTCCAAAAAATATGAAGTGGCCTACCGCATCGGACGGGATGATAAACAGATCATTCACCTGGTAGGCGCCCAGCAGATCCGTTTCTCGGATTTTAACCTGGAAGCCCCCAAAAAACTGGGCGGCATGGTCAAAGCAGACGACGAACTGAACGTAGAATTCTATATTAACTTCAAGACTGTATTTTGCAATTAGACGTTCATCAACCCCCTTTCTCTAAGCCCTGATTGCAGAACGGTCTCATTCCCTTCTCATCCGCCTAACACCGGGTGAATATCTCAAAGGCTCTAATTGGTTGGTCCCGGCATTTTAATGCCGGGATCTATTTTTATACCTGTAAGAGTTAATAATATCATAACTGGTAGTGCGCACTTCCCCGTAAAAGGTCCCCCTACTTTTGTGCTAACCCCACGACTTTATGGATCTTGTACCGTTTATCAAGGCAGGTAGCGAAACTCATTTTAACCAGGCCTACCTGGATCATCATGAGTCGCTTTATTTCTTCATCACAGGACTGACCCGCAACGGGTTCCTGGCTGAAGAAGTAGTACAGCAGACCTTTATCCGCTGCTGGACCCGCCGACAGCAGCTGTCTGATGAGCATTCCCTGCCGGAACAGCTTTTCCGCATGGCCCGCACCATCCTCATTGATGAGCTGCGCAAAGAGAATACCCGTCAGAAACACCTGTACCTGGCCGGCCAGCCAGAGGATGGTTTGACCAGTGAGCCTTCCTTACCGGAAGGGCTTCTCCGGAAAGACCTGGAACAGGCCCTCTCCAGCCTGCCCGCTTCCCGCAGGCGCATCTTCCGCATGAGCCGCCTCCAGGGCTATTCACACAAAGAGATCGCCGGCA from Candidatus Pseudobacter hemicellulosilyticus encodes the following:
- a CDS encoding sigma-70 family RNA polymerase sigma factor, whose protein sequence is MDLVPFIKAGSETHFNQAYLDHHESLYFFITGLTRNGFLAEEVVQQTFIRCWTRRQQLSDEHSLPEQLFRMARTILIDELRKENTRQKHLYLAGQPEDGLTSEPSLPEGLLRKDLEQALSSLPASRRRIFRMSRLQGYSHKEIAGILSLSPKTVENQIGKTLRQLRQFLSFFC